From the genome of Solea senegalensis isolate Sse05_10M linkage group LG21, IFAPA_SoseM_1, whole genome shotgun sequence:
aaaaacatgacaaaacgTTTTTTAAGATACAACAAATACTCTgggaaagagcgagagagagaatgtgtacTGTAGGTCACTGTGttcttcttttacttttcttacaatCAGCTAATTGGCCTTTGCTGGATACCATCATCTCTTTCTCCAACTGTGAGTTCACTGCAgactctcatcatcatcatcatcatcatcacactgaaacctatggaaaacaaacaaacacaaatcagctatagacaaacaacacaatagtTAAGTCACAATTAAATAGGAATCCCCTGTGTCTATATTGTCCaatgtcaaaagaaaaaagggaaatatttaacatattacagttacgaaaaaaaaaagttagtccATAAGCTAGAAATCCTGTGGTGTGATAAATTCGACAGGTCAAAGCCCAAATACTTAAACGGAAGAAGCCTTCGACTGTGGTCAAAAGTACACATTAAAGACAGCAGTTACATGCAAATGTCTGCAAATGTAGTGACTCTTGATTTACAAAAAGGTTATTAGAGGAAGATTTTTGTTACAGGAAAAATTGAGAAAAGAGGAGTTCTTTTTCCTTCgctgtcagtaaaaaaaaaaacagaacaatacatgtacacaaaagtaaaagcactttaTCCCCCAACACAGTAGAGTCCAAATACGAACCAGGATTTAGCTCATGGACTACAGGCTACAAGagctaaataaagaaaacaagcattttAGGTAAAAGATTAGGAATGCATATATTAACATTTAGGAACTGGAAAGTCCAGAGAAAGCTGTACGTATCCTTTGAAAAGCAAATAGttattttctcatatttatAAATCATTACTTGTGGGGGAGTAAGGGCCTGTAAAAAATGACAATTACATGTgtataattttacttttacattacatacagttgcaaagaaattcaaaaatggaaagaaaggTGACAAAGCTGGACGTGTCCCATATTGTTTAGTTTAGAAATGCGGATACAGGATGTTGGAAGACCATACCAAATGGCAGCATTCGAGAGCGTATGCTTCTCGTACCCAGTCCGCATTGAGCGGGCCCTGAGAGTATCTGGGAGTCAGCTCATGGCCTGCAAGGAAGCTCCGCTGGCAGGTACAAACAAGGTATGTCAGAGTTAGGAGACAACATACTTCCTTTTCTGTTTCCTTGCACATCCTTAACTTTGGCATCCATTTACTGTAGTAGCAGTACTTTACCTGTTAactttacagtttaaaaaaaaaaaaaagagaaagaaagaaggtgcAAAAAGAGGCAGCAGAAGGCCGGCTGTTACAATAATCGCCACAAACAGTGTAGCCTCTATGTTACCACTACTGTAAAGCACTTGACGGTGctgagaaaaagacatttataaaaaaacaaaaagggaaattaTTCATAATGTTACCAAACAGCAAAATTAatttaactattttaaaaatgacaagtgTGTGGTATAAATTTGTTGATGCATACCTACTTGATggtgagggtttgattcccctTTAATATGGCTTGTAACTGTTGGTGTGACCACCACGCCGTGGCGACTTGCCATATCCGCCCGATTGATCTTCACATGtagttggaaaaaacaaaagtattttagatatttttgtatcatttcaaCCACTGTTCATTTTGTCAGTTGAGGtgagactctttttttttttttcacgactgaagctggggacacactacaaAAGTTTTTACCCACGATTCACAGCACTATTTGGGGACAGTGGGCATGGTGTGTGAGGGTAACAGACCCGACTTGACCTCAGTTGGACACAATCGGGTAGTGTGTACAGATTACTGACCCAAATGCAAACATGTTGCCAACAGACAATGGAAAAAAACGGTAGGTGAGACACAGGAAACAGCATCAGAAGACAaagatgacaggaagtagcgggAAATATCAAAACAACGATGGcgacgtaatgtaatgtaatgtactttatttatatagcccttTACAACAACCCACAGGTGACCAAAGAGcttcacaaaataacaacattacagacacaaagcaataaaaatacacagtatatataaaaaaaaatttcatgAAACATAAAccgaaggacaaaaaaacaaaacaaaacaaaataataacaagtgaaataaaagaataaaaagtgtACCAAACTAAAGCCATTCTGGATAATTGTCTAGATTTGAAAAGACCCAGGTCAGTGATAACACAACAACCAAGGCTCTGTTACAATTTCTGTTAAATAGGCCGAGGCAAGGCCGTTTagaactttaaaacaaacattaaaagttTGAAATCAATTCTAATACGCACTGGTAGAACAGTAGAGCCAGCGTAGCTAACATAAAGTGCATAGCAATAGTGCGGCCTTGAACTAATTAACATCAAGTTTGTGGCTTGGCTTTGGCAAGCAGAGGCAATTGATTCATTTACcctcacagaaaacacagaggttTCGAACAGTCGAGTTGAACTGCAAAGACAGGGCACCCAAGCCAGCTGTTCCACTTTCTCCAAACACAATGtactctgtctttgtttcatttaaatgaagaacACTTTGGCTCAGTCACCGCTTGACGCGAGAAATACAGTCAAGGAAAATGTTTTATGAGACGCTTTGGTCTGGTGAAACAGTCGCTCTCGTAGACGTGGTTGCTCTAGCAAGAGTTTGCTGCGTTCAGTTGGCTTCAGTTGGTTTGACAAATCATGTAGTTTGTCATCCCTCATCAGGCGCagttgtgttaaatgtgtgatccccagtctttcattcgtcataaaaaaaagaaaagagtaaatGCTGAACCAGTTAGTGTGTACTCCGAGTCTTTTAAAATTCGCTAACAACTGTGAAGGTTGTgcagtgtgtccccagcttaagACGACACGATGCAGAGACTGCACCGATGTCCTAAAACACTGACTTAAGATGATATTTACAAGCATTATTGTTGACGAAAAAAGCGAAAATAAAAAactaagataaaataaaaattaaaaattaagtGCAGCAGCTTTATTTCCGACAACACTTTTAGTCGACTAAAAAAGACTACAAAAATTTGAAACTGGGTGACAAAATTAACGCTACTTTCAGCAGTGAGGGGAAAATCAATTGAActtgagctgcaactaatgattatttataTAATGAATTAATCAATCTGTTGATTATCTACTCAATTCgttctttggtccataaaatgtcagaaaattctTCAATCCTTTTCCCAAAcacaagatgatgatgatgttctcaaatgtcttgttttgtccacaaaggaaaatgattcagtttggatcatttctttgttatatggagcaaggaaacaggaaaatattcacatttcagatgATGTTTAGTTATTAAAAAACCCATCATCACCATAGTTGGCAATTCATTTAGTTATCGGAACAGCAGGGGAGTCTACTTACTGTCATAGTCACCATATCCATAATAGTTGTTGTAACCAGAGTAATCATAGCCACCATATCCTCCATATCCTTGATTACTGTATCCATAATTGCCATAGTTTCCATAACCTTGATTCCAGTAGTTGCCATAGCCCTGGTTCCAATTTTGATTGGGACCtgcaataataacacaaaaaaagcataaCATTTAATCATACATATaaagagaaatgtttaaaagagctgtttttctaaatgaatgAGATCATTTAACCAGTGAAGTTAATTTGAAAGTAGTAATTTCAACTTAATTTAATGAATTTTTTGTATTGCTTTAGCGAAACTACAGTGTTAGCACAGTGTTACAGATATATAACATGTAAAAGTAAGTTATAATAAGTAGAAACTGATCAGTAATTGACCTATTGTTTCTGTTCAGAATTGgggtttattattaataacaggAAAGTGAAGGCACACAGGCTATTAAATCCTTCCATGGTGGATTTTATCCTTTTTGCCTATGTCTGAAAAAAGGCTTGACTATTCcaaagttttttgttgttttttttcaaggaaTTTTAAGTTGTGAATGtatatcttattttatcatAAATGTATTCTCCACTCACCACCACCTCTTCCTCGAGACCTGGATGAGTATCCACCTCTGCCTCCCCAgtactgctgctgttggtaCTGTTCTTTAGACATCGCCACCTTTAtttcacacttaaaaaaaaaaaaagggattgaCATTTATGTAGTGATCATGGATCCGATGTAAACTCTATGTAAACCAAGTTGAACCTGTACCTTGCTGAGTCCAATGTTGTGGTACTTTTTCTCCATGATCTTCTTCACTGGTTCCTCTTCTTTGAATGTGATGAAGCAGAAGCctctccttttgtttgttttgttctccatgGGCAGTTCAATAGAGTCcacctgttgttttgttttttttttaaaaacaacaacacatgcatCAATGGCTTTACATGAAAAGCACTTTAACTAATTCAGTAGTCTATGATCAGGGGTTATGGTCATTTCTAGTTCACGACTGCATTGATTGTCTTGCAGaatagattaaataaaaatattcacaatgcACCCACCTCTCCAAAGGCACCAAAGTACTCTCTGACTTTCTCCTCAGGGGTGTCTGGAGAGAGACCGCCCACAAATATCTTCTTCACTGGCTCCTTGCTTTTCATGGCCTTGGCCTTTTTGGGGTCAATCACTTTACCATTGAGTTTATGCTCCTTTTGTGAAGCAaccttcaaaacaaaataatcaaatgacAGAAGGGGTTCATCATGGCCAACAaacgataacaacaacaactgctgtCAGCTGACTATCGTaggtggagccagtctagctccaccttGACATTATCATACCATTTTATTCTGGTACTCCAAGGGAAGGGTGTCAAAAGATGTACCTTGTCAACACTTTCTGATTCTTTGAAGAGCACAAAGCCAAAACCTCTTGAACGTCCAGTGATGGGGTCCAGTTTTAATGTGCAGTCCACGACCTCCCCAAACTTTGAGAAGTAATCTTTCAGATCTTTCTTGGTCGTGTCCCAGCTGAGCCCTCCTACAAACATCTTCCTGTgcgtggacaaaacaaaacatacaccTCAGGAGGACACACTACAAACTACAGACACCTGTTAAATCATTCTTAAGCAGCTTTGGTGAAATGTGAGGAGACTATTGAGAGCATCGAGATGCGGTTCGCCCATGCCACAGTACCCTTCATCCTCCTCGTTTTTACTGGCGTCAATCCTGGATCCCTCGGCCTCGCCCCCCACCAGGCCACTGTCCCCGGCCGCTGACATCGGGTCGTCACAGTTCCCCTCTCCGTCCTCCTCCATTTTCATCATGGCAGCGTCGTCGCTGAATTCGTAATTATCCGACATGTTTGGAGcagtttaaacaaaaaatatttataactGCAGACCACCGAAAATAATGCTGCGTCGTAACCCCAAACGGGAGCGCAGTTAGCTGTGAGCTAACGATAGGCAAAGGCTAAATAAGCTAATATTTGGATATTAAATACCGTTGTCTGAAAATATTGTCGCTGAGAAGAGCAAGCTAGCGAGTGTTTCTGGGTGGTAATGTCAGTGTGTGGaggcaaaatgtttttttctgttaggCTAAAGTATTATTAGTCGCTATAATTTAAAGGATGAGTGTTttgtagctgtttgttttattcgTAGCCTCGTTCTTCTTCGTACGATAAGAAACCTGGCGGTTAGACCTAGCTTAGGCACAACACTGCCCCCTTAGGTCATATAGCATTAAgaccatttatcatttatctgTTATCTGTTGTGGCTATAGTCCATATTCAGCAAGACATTTCTTATCCTACTTGACAATATTGTGTGGATACATTTTCTAATAAAACACACCAGGGactttaatttgtgtttctttttaatctcCCTTTAGACTCAAAGACTTGTCATAATTTTATGTGAGttataaaaatgcaaacaaatgtaaatatgttgttgtttttgtccatctgTACATCACTCTAGATTTTGGTATAGCTATACTGTGTGTTCATTTCACAAGCATCACCAAAACCAAGggtcaaaatatttttttatgcacAAACATACTTGGCCAAGAAAATTAACGTTGGAAAACGATTTGTCTTAACATAGAATGATAGATTAgttctaaaataaataaaatgaatccaGTAGTTTGGAAGACTGTATATAGAgacatggttctcaaactgtggtatgtgtaccaccagtggtccGTGAGTTTCCTCTGTTGGTACTTGGAGgcaaatcagaaatactgtttattgtatataccagggtatgtgattggagtggaACTGAGGAATTTTGTCTGGAGgtcaaagaaaatgaagcaaatgacaataataagagagagtcaccttatctcttgccCCATCTTAATCTATTTTGGCTACACCAGTGTCTGACATATAtgaaaggaagagaaaatgaccatcattcatttgattattacaCCAGTGCCTTTCCTTCTGTGACCTGTACAAATGTCTGCCACAAAAATGCTATTTACTTCTTTTTATAGCAATTTATGTAGTTACATATTCTTATGAATTTGTATATTGAATTTcttgttatgttattttatcAATACATCAATTGTGTGtgattataaaattataaaaatttATCTAAATAACTCCCTACCAGAAGGTGGCGATGACGCACCGATCTCAATCCAGAATTTGCGGCCGCTGTAGCGATCAGTGTGAGTGGCGCCACCCTCCGAGCTGGCGGCTAAACTGCAGAAGCGACACCTGAACATGTGGGCTACACAACAGTGTTACAAGCACGTCAAATCTTCAGGTGATGGCAAAGACAGGTAGGTAGTGGCGAACGACCAACTGGGTGTCGCACACATTTTTCCCCCCGAGGTCCTCTCTTTACTCCACCTGCTCAGTTCTGCTGGAGACCCAGAACCGGTGACTGGCTTTGTCACCGCGCCGCTGCTATTTGAGCTAACGTCGGCtaac
Proteins encoded in this window:
- the LOC122758330 gene encoding heterogeneous nuclear ribonucleoprotein D0-like isoform X2, with protein sequence MSDNYEFSDDAAMMKMEEDGEGNCDDPMSAAGDSGLVGGEAEGSRIDASKNEEDEGKMFVGGLSWDTTKKDLKDYFSKFGEVVDCTLKLDPITGRSRGFGFVLFKESESVDKVASQKEHKLNGKVIDPKKAKAMKSKEPVKKIFVGGLSPDTPEEKVREYFGAFGEVDSIELPMENKTNKRRGFCFITFKEEEPVKKIMEKKYHNIGLSKCEIKVAMSKEQYQQQQYWGGRGGYSSRSRGRGGGPNQNWNQGYGNYWNQGYGNYGNYGYSNQGYGGYGGYDYSGYNNYYGYGDYDNQSGGYGKSPRRGGHTNSYKPY
- the LOC122758330 gene encoding heterogeneous nuclear ribonucleoprotein D0-like isoform X1, coding for MSDNYEFSDDAAMMKMEEDGEGNCDDPMSAAGDSGLVGGEAEGSRIDASKNEEDEGKMFVGGLSWDTTKKDLKDYFSKFGEVVDCTLKLDPITGRSRGFGFVLFKESESVDKVASQKEHKLNGKVIDPKKAKAMKSKEPVKKIFVGGLSPDTPEEKVREYFGAFGEVDSIELPMENKTNKRRGFCFITFKEEEPVKKIMEKKYHNIGLSKCEIKVAMSKEQYQQQQYWGGRGGYSSRSRGRGGGPNQNWNQGYGNYWNQGYGNYGNYGYSNQGYGGYGGYDYSGYNNYYGYGDYDSEDQSGGYGKSPRRGGHTNSYKPY
- the LOC122758330 gene encoding heterogeneous nuclear ribonucleoprotein D0-like isoform X3 encodes the protein MSDNYEFSDDAAMMKMEEDGEGNCDDPMSAAGDSGLVGGEAEGSRIDASKNEEDEGKMFVGGLSWDTTKKDLKDYFSKFGEVVDCTLKLDPITGRSRGFGFVLFKESESVDKVASQKEHKLNGKVIDPKKAKAMKSKEPVKKIFVGGLSPDTPEEKVREYFGAFGEVDSIELPMENKTNKRRGFCFITFKEEEPVKKIMEKKYHNIGLSKCEIKVAMSKEQYQQQQYWGGRGGYSSRSRGRGGGPNQNWNQGYGNYWNQGYGNYGNYGYSNQGYGGYGGYDYSGYNNYYGYGDYDNWGSHI